Proteins from a genomic interval of Nasonia vitripennis strain AsymCx chromosome 3, Nvit_psr_1.1, whole genome shotgun sequence:
- the LOC100123511 gene encoding short coiled-coil protein B isoform X2 yields the protein MTTSAMSSAKLQDDINSIPLADDDPQVIIPEEENNTENNSRTLEALNHGQSMDSLLSGFTNSSCSPNRCLLGLDPDISPDEQQEKARLIAQVLELQNTLDDLSQRVDGVKEENLKLKSENQVLGQYIENLMSASSVFQSTSPKTKK from the exons ATGACGACTTCGGCAATGTCCAGCGCGAAGCTCCAGGATGACATCAACAGCATACCTTTGGCCGACGATGACCCGCAGG TGATTATACCAGAGGAGGAGAACAACACCGAGAACAACTCACGGACTTTGGAAGCTCTGAATCATGGGCAGAGCATGGACTCGCTTCTGTCCGGCTTCACCAACAGCAGCTGCAGTCCCAACA GATGTCTTCTAGGTTTGGATCCTGACATAAGTCCAGATGAACAGCAAGAGAAAGCAAGACTTATAGCGCAAGTTTTAGAACTCCAAAATACTCTCGATG ACTTATCACAGAGAGTAGATGGTGTTAAAGAAGAAAACTTGAAGCTGAAGAGTGAAAACCAAGTACTAGGCCAGTACATAGAAAATTTAATGTCAGCATCCAGTGTTTTCCAATCAACGAGTCCTAAGACTAAAAAGTAA
- the LOC100123511 gene encoding short coiled-coil protein B isoform X3, translating to MTTSAMSSAKLQDDINSIPLADDDPQVIIPEEENNTENNSRTLEALNHGQSMDSLLSGFTNSSCSPNSLDPDISPDEQQEKARLIAQVLELQNTLDDLSQRVDGVKEENLKLKSENQVLGQYIENLMSASSVFQSTSPKTKK from the exons ATGACGACTTCGGCAATGTCCAGCGCGAAGCTCCAGGATGACATCAACAGCATACCTTTGGCCGACGATGACCCGCAGG TGATTATACCAGAGGAGGAGAACAACACCGAGAACAACTCACGGACTTTGGAAGCTCTGAATCATGGGCAGAGCATGGACTCGCTTCTGTCCGGCTTCACCAACAGCAGCTGCAGTCCCAACA GTTTGGATCCTGACATAAGTCCAGATGAACAGCAAGAGAAAGCAAGACTTATAGCGCAAGTTTTAGAACTCCAAAATACTCTCGATG ACTTATCACAGAGAGTAGATGGTGTTAAAGAAGAAAACTTGAAGCTGAAGAGTGAAAACCAAGTACTAGGCCAGTACATAGAAAATTTAATGTCAGCATCCAGTGTTTTCCAATCAACGAGTCCTAAGACTAAAAAGTAA
- the LOC100123511 gene encoding short coiled-coil protein isoform X1, with protein sequence MTTSAMSSAKLQDDINSIPLADDDPQVIIPEEENNTENNSRTLEALNHGQSMDSLLSGFTNSSCSPNSTMLYVGCLLGLDPDISPDEQQEKARLIAQVLELQNTLDDLSQRVDGVKEENLKLKSENQVLGQYIENLMSASSVFQSTSPKTKK encoded by the exons ATGACGACTTCGGCAATGTCCAGCGCGAAGCTCCAGGATGACATCAACAGCATACCTTTGGCCGACGATGACCCGCAGG TGATTATACCAGAGGAGGAGAACAACACCGAGAACAACTCACGGACTTTGGAAGCTCTGAATCATGGGCAGAGCATGGACTCGCTTCTGTCCGGCTTCACCAACAGCAGCTGCAGTCCCAACA GTACTATGCTCTATGTAGGATGTCTTCTAGGTTTGGATCCTGACATAAGTCCAGATGAACAGCAAGAGAAAGCAAGACTTATAGCGCAAGTTTTAGAACTCCAAAATACTCTCGATG ACTTATCACAGAGAGTAGATGGTGTTAAAGAAGAAAACTTGAAGCTGAAGAGTGAAAACCAAGTACTAGGCCAGTACATAGAAAATTTAATGTCAGCATCCAGTGTTTTCCAATCAACGAGTCCTAAGACTAAAAAGTAA
- the LOC100118161 gene encoding cysteine-rich hydrophobic domain-containing protein 2, with protein MADFDAIYEEEEEPEQNPEEHYVTIVPDPIVVRGAGNMTVFGLSNRFESDFPNGLVSRVAPEEFKATVLRINSVLKKTLPVNVKWLFCGCVCCCCTLGCSLWPVICLSKRTQHSLNKLLEWENSRLYHKLGLHWRLTKQRCDSSSMMEYVLLIEFIPKIPIYRPD; from the exons ATGGCAGACTTCGACGCGATctacgaggaggaggaggaaccAGAGCAGAATCCGGAGGAGCACTACGTGACCATCGTGCCCGACCCCATCGTTGTCCGCGGCGCTGGCAACATGACTGT atttggcCTGAGTAATAGATTTGAATCAGACTTCCCCAATGGCTTGGTCTCTCGTGTTGCACCAGAGGAATTCAAAGCAACAGTCTTAAGAATCAACAGTGTCTTGAAGAAGACCCTTCCTGTCAATGTGAAATGGCTGTTTTGTGGCTgtgtctgctgctgctgtacacTGGGATGTTCTCTGTGGCCAGTCATTTGCCTCAGTAAAAgg ACTCAACACTCATTGAACAAATTATTGGAATGGGAAAACAGCAGGCTTTATCACAAATTAGGTTTACACTGGAGACTGACAAAACAAAGGTGCGATAGCTCTTCAATGATGGAATAC GTATtacttattgaatttattccaAAAATACCGATTTATAGACCGGACTAA
- the LOC100123532 gene encoding 2-oxoisovalerate dehydrogenase subunit alpha, mitochondrial-like yields the protein MYLSKMLRKVPVKLLTKSFFPRQECLRSYSVPKTLYTSKLSFINDSNPAVIPTYRVMNNDELSAQDLKISDDALVKAYKTMLQLNTMDTILYESQRQGRISFYMTNFGEEAVQIGSAAALLADDLIYAQYREAGILLWRDFRVSDFVNQCYGNVEDINKGRQMPVHYGSKALNFMTISSPLTTQLPQAAGAAYAFKLSGKKACVACYFGEGAASEGDAHAALNFAATLSCPVVFVCRNNGYAISTPSHQQYNGDGIAAKGPAYGISTIRVDGNDLIAVFNATRYARDYAVEKKKPVLIEAMTYRVGHHSTSDDSTAYRSNSEINSRANASPIRRLRSYLESRKLWDQAREDEAIKANKKSVIDAIAAAETKLKPGWKDMFADVYCEMPEHMKKQMIVMEKHVEKYGDRYPMSKYSRE from the coding sequence ATGTATCTGTCCAAAATGTTGCGTAAGGTGCCAGTGAAGCTTCTGACGAAGTCGTTCTTTCCGCGTCAAGAATGTCTTCGAAGTTATTCAGTTCCAAAGACTCTGTACACGAGCAAATTGTCCTTCATCAACGATTCGAATCCCGCCGTGATACCTACGTATCGAGTTATGAACAATGACGAGCTTTCGGCTCaggatttaaaaataagtgaCGACGCACTTGTGAAAGCTTACAAAACGATGCTGCAGCTCAACACGATGGACACGATTCTCTACGAGTCTCAGCGCCAGGGGCGCATATCCTTCTACATGACGAATTTCGGCGAAGAAGCTGTCCAGATCGGATCAGCCGCAGCTTTACTCGCGGACGATCTGATTTACGCCCAGTATCGCGAAGCTGGTATTCTACTCTGGCGCGACTTTCGAGTCTCGGACTTCGTGAACCAGTGCTACGGAAACGTCGAGGACATCAACAAAGGAAGACAGATGCCTGTGCACTACGGATCCAAAGCTCTGAACTTCATGACCATCTCGTCCCCTTTGACGACTCAACTTCCGCAAGCCGCAGGCGCAGCTTACGCTTTCAAGCTCTCGGGCAAGAAGGCCTGCGTCGCCTGTTACTTCGGCGAAGGCGCAGCCAGCGAAGGCGACGCCCACGCGGCATTGAATTTCGCGGCGACCTTGTCCTGTCCTGTCGTGTTTGTCTGCCGGAACAACGGCTACGCCATATCGACTCCCAGTCACCAGCAGTACAACGGGGACGGAATAGCGGCTAAGGGACCGGCTTACGGAATAAGCACTATCAGAGTCGACGGTAACGATCTGATCGCGGTGTTCAACGCCACGAGGTACGCTCGGGATTACGCCGTCGAGAAGAAGAAACCTGTGCTGATCGAAGCGATGACTTATCGCGTTGGACATCACAGCACCTCCGACGACAGTACGGCCTACAGGTCGAACAGCGAGATCAACTCGCGCGCCAATGCCAGTCCCATTAGGCGACTGAGAAGTTACCTCGAGTCTCGCAAGCTGTGGGACCAGGCGAGAGAAGACGAGGCAATAAAGGCGAATAAGAAATCGGTGATCGATGCGATCGCCGCGGCGGAAACCAAGCTGAAACCTGGATGGAAAGATATGTTCGCCGACGTTTACTGCGAGATGCCGGAGCACATGAAGAAACAGATGATTGTCATGGAAAAGCACGTGGAGAAGTACGGGGATAGATATCCGATGTCCAAATATAGTCGAGAATAA
- the LOC100123525 gene encoding uncharacterized protein B0303.7 isoform X2 → MRVPTRAAPRPPPGNNALSRNSSTSSSSNNLWGSSNDLFGSSLQVPQKKKPPPRPPPPKFPVNSVYNQEKPKKPARPTELLTNLFGRRGSKQHNQQNTVSNTATSSTMYSTSRTTNTTFQLPPPKTDGNSMCLIDLSPPGSPTFTTRSSSDGVSVDSFGSDGNSNPSVFTSSGSTSQTESAFEDDFDFFGSLSSNKKNFVNDPWKVSCSQDPFGSLESNAFTKASSQQWPTSASSQQQEIKEIGDSNFFAFNDTSSFDQPAQVPPAKPISMPTIIRPAKPRKSAAPQPKISTVANTSNSGIYSSTRSTYATNNYSSAPRLTPKEPTSWDDDPPMPAQPPPPPPPEYIAGLEDGLVENSARPYGVALYDFPASQSGDLDLKEGDVVYLTKLINDSWMEGRVGSREGMFPVNFVDVKIPLPGLDTNVVNALYAFKAETSDDLSFEEGARIKVLSRISDDWLYGEHDGIKGQFPANFVDKIPTGLPLKHL, encoded by the exons ATGAGGGTACCGACGAGAGCGGCACCGAGGCCGCCACCGGGGAACAACGCTCTGTCCAGGAACTCCTCTACCTCGAGCAGTAGCAACAACCTTTGGGGCAGCAG TAATGATCTTTTTGGTTCCTCGCTGCAAGTACCACAGAAAAAGAAACCTCCTCCTAGGCCGCCACCTCCCAAGTTTCCAGTGAATAGTGTATATAATCAAGAAAAACCAAAGAAACCA GCAAGGCCTACAGAATTACTGACGAATCTCTTTGGGAGAAGAGGTTCCAAGCAGCATAATCAGCAAAACACAGTGAGCAATACCGCTACATCGAGTACCATGTACTCCACTAGTCGCACTACCAACACAACATTCCAGCTGCCTCCTCCCAAGACAGATGGAAACAGTATGTGCCTCATAGATCTGAGTCCACCTGGCTCTCCTACTTTTACAACTCGCTCCAGCAGCGATGGAGTCAGCGTGGATAGCTTTGGCAGCGATGGAAACTCCAATCCATCTGTATTCACCAGCAGCGGTAGCACCTCTCAGACTGAAAGTGCCTTTGAAGATGATTTTGACTTCTTCGGCAGTCTGTCCAGCAATAAAAAGAACTTCGTGAACGATCCCTGGAAGGTCAGTTGTAGTCAGGATCCTTTTGGATCATTAGAGAGCAACGCGTTTACCAAAGCCAGTAGTCAACAG TGGCCTACGTCAGCGTCGAGTCAGCAGCAAGAGATTAAGGAAATCGGTGATTCGAACTTTTTTGCGTTTAACGACACGAGTTCGTTCGATCAACCAGCGCAAGTGCCTCCGGCGAAACCTATTTCCATGCCGACTATAATTCGACCGGCGAAGCCTCGCAAGTCTGCAGCGCCGCAGCCCAAGATCAGCACGGTCGCCAACACCAGCAACAGTGGTATATACTCGTCGACCAGGTCGACCTACGcgacaaataattattcatccGCGCCACGACTTACTCCTAAAGAGCCGACCAGCTGGGACGATGATCCACCTATGCCCGCTCAACCGCCTCCACCTCCGCCACCAGAGTACATTGCTGGATTAGAAGATGGCTTAGTG gaAAACTCTGCACGACCCTATGGTGTAGCGCTTTACGATTTTCCAGCCTCTCAGTCTGGTGACTTGGATTTAAAAGAAGGCGATGTTGTTTATTTGACGAAATTGATCAATGACAGTTGGATGGAGGGACGAGTCGGAAGTCGAGAGGGAATGTTTCCTGTCAACTTTGTCGATGTTAAAATTCCGCTTCCTGGTTTAGATACGAACGTAGTCAATGCTTTATATGCTTTTAAAGCAGAAACGAGCGATGATTTGTCGTTCGAG GAAGGAGCAAGGATTAAAGTCTTGTCAAGGATATCCGACGATTGGTTATACGGAGAGCACGATGGTATAAAAGGGCAGTTTCCAGCAAATTTTGTGGACAAGATTCCGACTGGTCTCCCTTTGAAACATTTATGA
- the LOC100123525 gene encoding uncharacterized protein B0303.7 isoform X4 — MRVPTRAAPRPPPGNNALSRNSSTSSSSNNLWGSSNDLFGSSLQVPQKKKPPPRPPPPKFPVNSVYNQEKPKKPARPTELLTNLFGRRGSKQHNQQNTVSNTATSSTMYSTSRTTNTTFQLPPPKTDGNSMCLIDLSPPGSPTFTTRSSSDGVSVDSFGSDGNSNPSVFTSSGSTSQTESAFEDDFDFFGSLSSNKKNFVNDPWKWPTSASSQQQEIKEIGDSNFFAFNDTSSFDQPAQVPPAKPISMPTIIRPAKPRKSAAPQPKISTVANTSNSGIYSSTRSTYATNNYSSAPRLTPKEPTSWDDDPPMPAQPPPPPPPEYIAGLEDGLVENSARPYGVALYDFPASQSGDLDLKEGDVVYLTKLINDSWMEGRVGSREGMFPVNFVDVKIPLPGLDTNVVNALYAFKAETSDDLSFEEGARIKVLSRISDDWLYGEHDGIKGQFPANFVDKIPTGLPLKHL, encoded by the exons ATGAGGGTACCGACGAGAGCGGCACCGAGGCCGCCACCGGGGAACAACGCTCTGTCCAGGAACTCCTCTACCTCGAGCAGTAGCAACAACCTTTGGGGCAGCAG TAATGATCTTTTTGGTTCCTCGCTGCAAGTACCACAGAAAAAGAAACCTCCTCCTAGGCCGCCACCTCCCAAGTTTCCAGTGAATAGTGTATATAATCAAGAAAAACCAAAGAAACCA GCAAGGCCTACAGAATTACTGACGAATCTCTTTGGGAGAAGAGGTTCCAAGCAGCATAATCAGCAAAACACAGTGAGCAATACCGCTACATCGAGTACCATGTACTCCACTAGTCGCACTACCAACACAACATTCCAGCTGCCTCCTCCCAAGACAGATGGAAACAGTATGTGCCTCATAGATCTGAGTCCACCTGGCTCTCCTACTTTTACAACTCGCTCCAGCAGCGATGGAGTCAGCGTGGATAGCTTTGGCAGCGATGGAAACTCCAATCCATCTGTATTCACCAGCAGCGGTAGCACCTCTCAGACTGAAAGTGCCTTTGAAGATGATTTTGACTTCTTCGGCAGTCTGTCCAGCAATAAAAAGAACTTCGTGAACGATCCCTGGAAG TGGCCTACGTCAGCGTCGAGTCAGCAGCAAGAGATTAAGGAAATCGGTGATTCGAACTTTTTTGCGTTTAACGACACGAGTTCGTTCGATCAACCAGCGCAAGTGCCTCCGGCGAAACCTATTTCCATGCCGACTATAATTCGACCGGCGAAGCCTCGCAAGTCTGCAGCGCCGCAGCCCAAGATCAGCACGGTCGCCAACACCAGCAACAGTGGTATATACTCGTCGACCAGGTCGACCTACGcgacaaataattattcatccGCGCCACGACTTACTCCTAAAGAGCCGACCAGCTGGGACGATGATCCACCTATGCCCGCTCAACCGCCTCCACCTCCGCCACCAGAGTACATTGCTGGATTAGAAGATGGCTTAGTG gaAAACTCTGCACGACCCTATGGTGTAGCGCTTTACGATTTTCCAGCCTCTCAGTCTGGTGACTTGGATTTAAAAGAAGGCGATGTTGTTTATTTGACGAAATTGATCAATGACAGTTGGATGGAGGGACGAGTCGGAAGTCGAGAGGGAATGTTTCCTGTCAACTTTGTCGATGTTAAAATTCCGCTTCCTGGTTTAGATACGAACGTAGTCAATGCTTTATATGCTTTTAAAGCAGAAACGAGCGATGATTTGTCGTTCGAG GAAGGAGCAAGGATTAAAGTCTTGTCAAGGATATCCGACGATTGGTTATACGGAGAGCACGATGGTATAAAAGGGCAGTTTCCAGCAAATTTTGTGGACAAGATTCCGACTGGTCTCCCTTTGAAACATTTATGA
- the Acads gene encoding short-chain acyl-CoA dehydrogenase, with protein MLGISRSLIQICGRRSIASLASLSETHQMLQKTCRDFAEAELKPIAGKIDQGHLYPKEQVKKMGELGLLAMAVPESLGGTGLDYLAYAIAMEEISRGCASTGVIMSVNNSLYLGPLEKFGNDKQKEKYITPFANGDRVGCFALSEPGNGSDAGAASTTAKTSGSGGYLLNGTKCWITNGYEAEGIVVFATTDKAKKHKGISAFIVDKPTPGLSLGKKEDKLGIRGSSTCSLIFEDCKVPEENLLGEPGMGFKIAMMTLDAGRIGIASQALGIAQASLDCAVEYATKRTAFGNAIAKLQAIQMKLADMAMRVEASRLLTWRAAYLKDNGKPYTKEAAMAKLSASEAATFCSHQAIQILGGMGYVTDMPAERHYRDARITEIYEGTSEIQRLVIAGNLLKEYNL; from the exons ATGTTAG GAATCAGCAGAtcattaattcaaatatgtggCCGTCGCAGCATCGCTTCTCTGGCATCTCTGTCGGAAACTCATCAAATGCTACAAAAAACTTGCAG AGACTTTGCAGAAGCAGAGCTGAAGCCCATAGCCGGGAAAATCGACCAAGGCCACCTCTATCCCAAAGAGCAAGTGAAGAAGATGGGAGAACTCGGCTTGCTGGCGATGGCTGTGCCGGAATCGCTGGGCGGTACCGGACTCGACTACCTCGCCTACGCCATCGCCATGGAGGAGATCTCGAGGGGTTGCGCCAGTACAGGCGTCATCATGAGCGTGAACAATTCCCTGTATCTTGGACCACTTGAAAAGTTCGGTAACGACAAGCAAAAGGAAAAGTACATCACACCGTTCGCCAACGGTGACAGGGTAGGCTGCTTTGCCCTCAGCGAACCTGGTAACGGTTCGGACGCAGGAGCTGCCTCGACTACGGCCAAGACGTCTGGTTCGGGCGGCTACTTGCTCAACGGTACCAAATGCTGGATAACCAACGGCTACGAAGCCGAGGGTATCGTGGTTTTCGCGACGACCGACAAAGCCAAGAAGCACAAGGGAATCAGTGCCTTCATCGTGGACAAGCCGACGCCTGGATTGTCTTTGGGAAAAAAGGAGGATAAGTTGGGTATCAGAGGCAGCAGTACCTGTTCTTTGATATTCGAGGACTGCAAGGTACCAGAGGAGAACTTGCTTGGCGAGCCTGGAATGGGTTTCAAAATCGCTATGATGACGTTGG ACGCCGGAAGAATAGGAATAGCCTCCCAGGCTCTGGGAATAGCGCAGGCCTCTCTCGATTGCGCAGTGGAGTACGCCACCAAGAGAACAGCTTTTGGCAATGCCATAGCCAAGTTACAAGCCATCCAAATGAAACTGGCGGATATGGCGATGAGAGTCGAGGCTTCCAGGCTGCTGACATGGAGAGCCGCTTACTTGAAGGACAATGGAAAGCCTTACACAAAG GAAGCGGCGATGGCGAAGCTGTCAGCATCCGAAGCGGCAACGTTTTGCTCGCATCAAGCCATTCAGATTTTAGGAGGAATGGGATACGTCACGGACATGCCGGCCGAACGTCATTACAGAGACGCTCGTATCACAGAGATATACGAGGGCACCTCGGAGATTCAAAGACTGGTGATCGCGGGTAACCTTCTGAAGGAGTACAACCTGTGA
- the LOC100123525 gene encoding uncharacterized protein B0303.7 isoform X1, whose amino-acid sequence MAANVRTEMRVPTRAAPRPPPGNNALSRNSSTSSSSNNLWGSSNDLFGSSLQVPQKKKPPPRPPPPKFPVNSVYNQEKPKKPARPTELLTNLFGRRGSKQHNQQNTVSNTATSSTMYSTSRTTNTTFQLPPPKTDGNSMCLIDLSPPGSPTFTTRSSSDGVSVDSFGSDGNSNPSVFTSSGSTSQTESAFEDDFDFFGSLSSNKKNFVNDPWKVSCSQDPFGSLESNAFTKASSQQWPTSASSQQQEIKEIGDSNFFAFNDTSSFDQPAQVPPAKPISMPTIIRPAKPRKSAAPQPKISTVANTSNSGIYSSTRSTYATNNYSSAPRLTPKEPTSWDDDPPMPAQPPPPPPPEYIAGLEDGLVENSARPYGVALYDFPASQSGDLDLKEGDVVYLTKLINDSWMEGRVGSREGMFPVNFVDVKIPLPGLDTNVVNALYAFKAETSDDLSFEEGARIKVLSRISDDWLYGEHDGIKGQFPANFVDKIPTGLPLKHL is encoded by the exons atggcggccaacGTGAGAACAG AGATGAGGGTACCGACGAGAGCGGCACCGAGGCCGCCACCGGGGAACAACGCTCTGTCCAGGAACTCCTCTACCTCGAGCAGTAGCAACAACCTTTGGGGCAGCAG TAATGATCTTTTTGGTTCCTCGCTGCAAGTACCACAGAAAAAGAAACCTCCTCCTAGGCCGCCACCTCCCAAGTTTCCAGTGAATAGTGTATATAATCAAGAAAAACCAAAGAAACCA GCAAGGCCTACAGAATTACTGACGAATCTCTTTGGGAGAAGAGGTTCCAAGCAGCATAATCAGCAAAACACAGTGAGCAATACCGCTACATCGAGTACCATGTACTCCACTAGTCGCACTACCAACACAACATTCCAGCTGCCTCCTCCCAAGACAGATGGAAACAGTATGTGCCTCATAGATCTGAGTCCACCTGGCTCTCCTACTTTTACAACTCGCTCCAGCAGCGATGGAGTCAGCGTGGATAGCTTTGGCAGCGATGGAAACTCCAATCCATCTGTATTCACCAGCAGCGGTAGCACCTCTCAGACTGAAAGTGCCTTTGAAGATGATTTTGACTTCTTCGGCAGTCTGTCCAGCAATAAAAAGAACTTCGTGAACGATCCCTGGAAGGTCAGTTGTAGTCAGGATCCTTTTGGATCATTAGAGAGCAACGCGTTTACCAAAGCCAGTAGTCAACAG TGGCCTACGTCAGCGTCGAGTCAGCAGCAAGAGATTAAGGAAATCGGTGATTCGAACTTTTTTGCGTTTAACGACACGAGTTCGTTCGATCAACCAGCGCAAGTGCCTCCGGCGAAACCTATTTCCATGCCGACTATAATTCGACCGGCGAAGCCTCGCAAGTCTGCAGCGCCGCAGCCCAAGATCAGCACGGTCGCCAACACCAGCAACAGTGGTATATACTCGTCGACCAGGTCGACCTACGcgacaaataattattcatccGCGCCACGACTTACTCCTAAAGAGCCGACCAGCTGGGACGATGATCCACCTATGCCCGCTCAACCGCCTCCACCTCCGCCACCAGAGTACATTGCTGGATTAGAAGATGGCTTAGTG gaAAACTCTGCACGACCCTATGGTGTAGCGCTTTACGATTTTCCAGCCTCTCAGTCTGGTGACTTGGATTTAAAAGAAGGCGATGTTGTTTATTTGACGAAATTGATCAATGACAGTTGGATGGAGGGACGAGTCGGAAGTCGAGAGGGAATGTTTCCTGTCAACTTTGTCGATGTTAAAATTCCGCTTCCTGGTTTAGATACGAACGTAGTCAATGCTTTATATGCTTTTAAAGCAGAAACGAGCGATGATTTGTCGTTCGAG GAAGGAGCAAGGATTAAAGTCTTGTCAAGGATATCCGACGATTGGTTATACGGAGAGCACGATGGTATAAAAGGGCAGTTTCCAGCAAATTTTGTGGACAAGATTCCGACTGGTCTCCCTTTGAAACATTTATGA
- the LOC100123525 gene encoding uncharacterized protein B0303.7 isoform X3: MAANVRTEMRVPTRAAPRPPPGNNALSRNSSTSSSSNNLWGSSNDLFGSSLQVPQKKKPPPRPPPPKFPVNSVYNQEKPKKPARPTELLTNLFGRRGSKQHNQQNTVSNTATSSTMYSTSRTTNTTFQLPPPKTDGNSMCLIDLSPPGSPTFTTRSSSDGVSVDSFGSDGNSNPSVFTSSGSTSQTESAFEDDFDFFGSLSSNKKNFVNDPWKWPTSASSQQQEIKEIGDSNFFAFNDTSSFDQPAQVPPAKPISMPTIIRPAKPRKSAAPQPKISTVANTSNSGIYSSTRSTYATNNYSSAPRLTPKEPTSWDDDPPMPAQPPPPPPPEYIAGLEDGLVENSARPYGVALYDFPASQSGDLDLKEGDVVYLTKLINDSWMEGRVGSREGMFPVNFVDVKIPLPGLDTNVVNALYAFKAETSDDLSFEEGARIKVLSRISDDWLYGEHDGIKGQFPANFVDKIPTGLPLKHL, translated from the exons atggcggccaacGTGAGAACAG AGATGAGGGTACCGACGAGAGCGGCACCGAGGCCGCCACCGGGGAACAACGCTCTGTCCAGGAACTCCTCTACCTCGAGCAGTAGCAACAACCTTTGGGGCAGCAG TAATGATCTTTTTGGTTCCTCGCTGCAAGTACCACAGAAAAAGAAACCTCCTCCTAGGCCGCCACCTCCCAAGTTTCCAGTGAATAGTGTATATAATCAAGAAAAACCAAAGAAACCA GCAAGGCCTACAGAATTACTGACGAATCTCTTTGGGAGAAGAGGTTCCAAGCAGCATAATCAGCAAAACACAGTGAGCAATACCGCTACATCGAGTACCATGTACTCCACTAGTCGCACTACCAACACAACATTCCAGCTGCCTCCTCCCAAGACAGATGGAAACAGTATGTGCCTCATAGATCTGAGTCCACCTGGCTCTCCTACTTTTACAACTCGCTCCAGCAGCGATGGAGTCAGCGTGGATAGCTTTGGCAGCGATGGAAACTCCAATCCATCTGTATTCACCAGCAGCGGTAGCACCTCTCAGACTGAAAGTGCCTTTGAAGATGATTTTGACTTCTTCGGCAGTCTGTCCAGCAATAAAAAGAACTTCGTGAACGATCCCTGGAAG TGGCCTACGTCAGCGTCGAGTCAGCAGCAAGAGATTAAGGAAATCGGTGATTCGAACTTTTTTGCGTTTAACGACACGAGTTCGTTCGATCAACCAGCGCAAGTGCCTCCGGCGAAACCTATTTCCATGCCGACTATAATTCGACCGGCGAAGCCTCGCAAGTCTGCAGCGCCGCAGCCCAAGATCAGCACGGTCGCCAACACCAGCAACAGTGGTATATACTCGTCGACCAGGTCGACCTACGcgacaaataattattcatccGCGCCACGACTTACTCCTAAAGAGCCGACCAGCTGGGACGATGATCCACCTATGCCCGCTCAACCGCCTCCACCTCCGCCACCAGAGTACATTGCTGGATTAGAAGATGGCTTAGTG gaAAACTCTGCACGACCCTATGGTGTAGCGCTTTACGATTTTCCAGCCTCTCAGTCTGGTGACTTGGATTTAAAAGAAGGCGATGTTGTTTATTTGACGAAATTGATCAATGACAGTTGGATGGAGGGACGAGTCGGAAGTCGAGAGGGAATGTTTCCTGTCAACTTTGTCGATGTTAAAATTCCGCTTCCTGGTTTAGATACGAACGTAGTCAATGCTTTATATGCTTTTAAAGCAGAAACGAGCGATGATTTGTCGTTCGAG GAAGGAGCAAGGATTAAAGTCTTGTCAAGGATATCCGACGATTGGTTATACGGAGAGCACGATGGTATAAAAGGGCAGTTTCCAGCAAATTTTGTGGACAAGATTCCGACTGGTCTCCCTTTGAAACATTTATGA